From the Candidatus Beckwithbacteria bacterium genome, the window CTAAGGCCTTGGCAATATACCTCGCCCCCACGGCTCCGGCTAAATCGACTTTGGTTGGGTCTTTGCCGTTTAAACCGCCGCCGCCGTGAGGAAAAGCACCACCGTAAGAATCAACAATAATTTTCCGGTTGGTGGTGCCGGCATCGGCTAAAGGACCAAAAATTGTCCACTCTCCGGCGCCATTAATAATAATTTGTTCTGCCGGATCAGTAATTCTCATCCCGTAAACGTCTAAAACCGGTAAGATTAACTCTTTGATCAGAGCTGGCCGTAAATCTGCCAGGCTAAAATTGGCAGTGTGTGAGGCCGCAATGATAATTCGATTGACTCCAACCGGATAGCCGTTGGCATAATTTAAGACTACTTGCGATTTGGCATCCGGCCGCAACCAGTTAAATTCACCCCGATATAATTCGGTATAGCGATTGGTTAAAGCCTGGGCAATGGCGATCGGCATGGGCATTAACTCCGGTGTTTCATCTACGGCTCCGCCGAACATTATCCCTTGGTCTCCGGCTCCGGTCCGCTGACCGCTGACACCGTGGTCAATATTGGCCGATTGTTGGGTAATTCTGATCAACAGCTCCTGCAGGCCGCTATGGAACTGGGAATTCTGGTCAGAATAACCGATCCCGGCCACTGTTTTTCTGGCAATTTCTTCGTAATCTAATTTCACTCCTTCCGGTAAAGTCACTTCGCCAAACAACATTAAAGTGCCGCCTTCGGGCCGACCTTTGGCAGAAACCTCCATGGCGACTCTTGGCCGGCGGCCAACTGAGGTTGAAGCTTCAATCGCCTGATCTAATATGGCTGCGGCCACCTGGTCACAGACTTTGTCCGGATGACCGGCAGAAACTGACTCTGAGGCATGAGAAATTAATTCACTCATAGGGGAAAATATGTTTTTATCAACTTAGTGATCATATCGTTTCTAGCTTTAGCACCGCGTTTGTCTGGCGACTCCTCGGTTGCTGGTGGGTTAAAGGGCTAGATCCCTCGCCACACTCTTGATATTGCCACATTATCGTAAACTGACTGGGAAACTTTGTCAACAATTTTAAAGTTTAAAGAGAAGTTTGATTAGCGCTGGGAGAGGTGCGGACCGGAGTAGGTAACAACCAAGTCCTTATTAGTTCTTCCGGGGACAAGCGCTCTTTCTCTTTTTTGAGCAGACATGAGGACATCCTGATAGACGATTTCGCTGATGGCTTGTTTGACGACTGTCTTCGGTTCGACACCATCAGCCAGACAGCGGGCGAAAAAATTACCGATAAACAAGCTGCCGATAAACCGGGCGTCCCTGACTCGGTTGCCATCCATAAATGAACACTGACTGACGGAAAACAACGGACCGGTAAAACCAGGTTCGACAGCAATTAATAATTCCCCGTTCTTAGCCAGTTGAGACACAACACCAGAGGCGACTTTGGCAGACAAACTATCCAAACTGTTTCCTGAAGAAAACTGAACAGGAGCCGGAAATTTAACCTTGTCGGACGATTTATCCAGCTCATTAAGAACCGCATGAAACAGGCCATTGAGTTCATGCCGGGTACTTTCAATTTCTCTTTGATCAAGTTCAGGTAAAGAATTTAAAGGCATATAAATCAGCTTTATTTTACCACTAAAGTTTTTGGAGAAGTGGGGAAAGTGATAGAATATCCTTAGGAACTTATGAAAACACGCTGGCAGCAAAAACGAGAAAAAGACAGTTTAAAACAGGCGGTCAAATATCTGGTTCTGGTGTTAGTCCTTTTATTTATACTGGTGCGCTTCGGAGTGCCGGGGTTAATTAAAATGGCCGGGTTTTTAGGCAGTTTTAATAAAAATAACCAAACAGTGGAACAACAGGACAAACTGCCGCTTTTACCACCGACCATGGATTTTTTACCGGAAGCCACAAACAGCAGTGAAATTAACATCAGCGGTACAGCCCAAGCCGGCAACACAGTTAAATTATTTTTAAAAGGCATTAGCCTTAAAGAAACGATCGTAACTGACGATGGTAATTTTACTTTTATAAATATTCATTTGGCAGATGGGGCTAATGAAATTTACACCGAGAGTAATGATAATCAAGGAGGTGTAAGTGAACCCTCAGTTACTCAAAGCGTTACTTTAGATACGACAGCACCAAGTTTGGAAATCAGCAATCCCCAGGATGATCAAAGATTTTTTGATAAAGACAGTCCGATTAAAGTCTCCGGCAAGGCTGAAGCCAGAGCGGATTTGACCATTAACAACCGGTTTATTTTTGTCA encodes:
- the metK gene encoding methionine adenosyltransferase, which encodes MSELISHASESVSAGHPDKVCDQVAAAILDQAIEASTSVGRRPRVAMEVSAKGRPEGGTLMLFGEVTLPEGVKLDYEEIARKTVAGIGYSDQNSQFHSGLQELLIRITQQSANIDHGVSGQRTGAGDQGIMFGGAVDETPELMPMPIAIAQALTNRYTELYRGEFNWLRPDAKSQVVLNYANGYPVGVNRIIIAASHTANFSLADLRPALIKELILPVLDVYGMRITDPAEQIIINGAGEWTIFGPLADAGTTNRKIIVDSYGGAFPHGGGGLNGKDPTKVDLAGAVGARYIAKALVAEKLARKAQVEISYVIGRPDPLSVNINTFGTANRPDKLIYERAQEILDLSVDGIIDRLDLFNPKRVKYQQAAVGGFFGRREFPWEQIENVNL